GCGGCCACCCATGCGCCCCTGATCGACAAGCATGATGCCCGGCTCGACTGGCAGCGCCCGGCCGTGGAACTGGCCCGGATGGTGCGCGCCTATCATCCCTGGCCGGTGGCGTTCGGCGAGATCGAGGGCGTGACCTGGCGCATTCACCGTGCCCGCCCCGGAGAGGGTCGGGCCGCTCCCGGCGAATTGCTGCCTGCGCGGGGGCCGGATGTTGTGGCGATCGGTTGCGGTGAAGGGGTGCTGGAAATTCTGGAACTGCAGGGCCCGGGTCGCAAGCCGGTGGCGGCGCGCGACTGGTTCAATGCCCGACGTGGAAAGGCGTGAATGGGTAACCGGAGTTGGTGCCATGGCGAGTGACGGTGCACTGCCCCGGCAGTTGGCTGCACGCGCACTGACGGCCGTACTCGACAACGGTCGCGCGCTCGATGCCACGCTGGCGCCGCTGCTCGAACCGCTTGGCGAGGCCCGCGACCGGGCGCTGACGCGTCGCTTGTGCCATGGGGTTCTGCGCGACTGGCCGGCGCTGGACCGCTTGATCGGGCGGCTGGTGGAAAAGCCGCTGAAGGGCCGCAATCGCCGCCTGCATTTCCTGCTCGCTGTCGCCCTGCACGAGCTGCGCGATGGGCGCGAACCCGATCATGCTGTCGTGCATGCAGCCGTTGCTGCTGCGCGTTCCCTGTGCGGGTCGCGTCTGGCTGGACTGACCAACGGCGTGTTGCGGAATTTCGGTCGCCGGCGTGAGGCGCTGCTGGCCGAATTGCCCGACACCGCCGCCTTTCGATTGGGTTATCCGGGCTGGCTGGTCGAGGCGATCGAGGCGGATCGGGGCGATAAGACGCAAGCCATCCTGGCCGCCGGCAACCAGTCGCCGCCGCTGTGGCTGCGGGTCAATCGTCGGCGCATCGCGCGCGAGACCTATCGGGAGCAGCTCGCGCAGGCCGGGATCGAGGCCCGTGCCGTCGACGGCTTTGCCGATGCCCTGGTACTGGCCGAACGGATCGCCGTCAGCCGCCTGCCCGGATTCGACCAGGGCCTGGTGTCGATCCAGGATGGCGCTGCCCAGTTGGCCGCCGATTACCTCGAGCTGGAAGCGGGTCAACGCGTGCTCGACGCCTGCGCCGCACCCGGTGGCAAGTCCGCGCATATTCTCGAGCGCGCCGAGGTCGAGCTCACCGCACTGGATATCGACGGCGAGCGACTGGTTCGGATCGGCAGCACACTCGACCGGCTCGGGTTCGAGGCTCGCCTCGTCGAAGGCGACGCAGCCAGCCCCGACAGCTGGTGGGACGGCCGGCACTTCGATCGCATCCTGATCGACGCACCCTGTTCGGCCACGGGGGTCATCCGGCGCCATCCGGATATCCGCTGGCTGCGGCGGCCGGAGGATATCGAGCACCTGGTCGCAACCCAGCGCGAAATCCTCGACGCCTTGTGGTCCCTGCTCCGTCCCGGCGGTATCCTTGTCTACGCGACCTGTTCGCTGCTGAGGGTCGAAAACGACGAACAGGCCCGTGCCTTTCTGGAGCGCCATGCCGATGCCCGCGCAATCGACAATCCCGACATGCCCGGTCGGCCGGCTCGGCCGGGCCGCCAGATTCTGCCTGGCGAGCGTGATTGCGACGGTTTTTATTACCTTGCCGCTCGCCGGGTGCCGTGACGCCGATCGCGGTCAGTGGCAGGTCGATTTCATCGAGCCGCGCCTGGTCCGAACCGGGGAAGGCCTGGATTTCATCGCCGGCGTTGATCTCGAGCCCAGCCCGGCCATGCTGGACGCACTCGACCGCGGCGTGGCGCTGACCTTTCTGGTCGCGCTGCGCGCCTCCTCCGGCAAGGTCTGGCTGCCCGGGCTGGACGAGCGCCGTCGGCACCGCTTCGAGATCAGTTACCTGCCGCTGAGCCAGCATTTCCAGCTGGTGGATTTCCATAACGACACGCGCGTGACCTTTCCGCGGCTGAGCATGCTCACCGAGGCCCTGCGGGCGCCACGGGCCTGGTCGATTCCGCTCGAACCCGGCGACGAGGTCAGCCGTGTTCGGGCGCGCATCCAGCTCGACCGCACACGCCTGCCATCACCAATGCGCCTGCCGACCTGGTTCGAGGAACAGTGGCGGCTGGGCAGCGGTTGGCAGACCCTGGTGCCGCCGGAGGCAACTGAAAGTGATCGGTAAGCGCGGCCGACTGCGCATCCTGCGCGCCATTCCCATCGCCGCAGTCCTGCTGATGCTGCTGACCGCGCTTTACCTGGTCTCGACGGTCGAGCAGGAGGCAACCCAGCTCGGCCGCCTGGCGCAGTGGATTTTTGCCCTGACCGGCGTGGCCGTGCTGGTGCTGCTGGGCGTAATCGTCGGCCGGGTCGTGCGCCTGTTCCGACGTTTGCGACGGGACGAGCCCGGCGCGCGGCTGACCGCGCGACTGGTCGCCGTGTTCGTGACCCTGACCTTGCCGCCGGTCGTCATTCTCTATCTGTTCGCCATCCAGTTCCTGAGTGACACCATCGATGGCTGGATGGATATTGCCGCCGAGCAGGCGCTGGCCGACTCGATAGAATTGGGGCAGATGTTTCTCGATCTTCGAACGCGCGATGCGCGCGACGAAATCGCGCGCATTTCCGGGCGACTCGACATGGGCGATGAGGATCGCCTGTTCCGTCAGCTGCTCAGCCAGGTCAGCAGTTCCGGTCCGACCGAGCTTTCGGTGCTCGACGCCTCCGGATCGGCGCGCGTGAGTGCAAGCATCAATCCCGGTCGGATCGTCACCGACCGGCCCAACGATTTTGCCCTGAGTCAGGCCCTGGACGACCAGGAATACGCTGCGGCCGAGCCGGTCGAGGGCGGCATCCGCATTCGCGTCCTGAACGATCTCGGACGCCAGACGCTCGACGGTGAAACCCTGATCCTGCAGGCGCTCTATCCGCTGCCGGAAGAGTTCAGTGAACTGGCCGGCCGCATCGAGTCGGCCTATCACCGCTATCAGAACGTGGCCTATCTGCGGGTGCGCCTGCAGCAGAGCCTGGTCCTGATCCTGTCACTCGTGCTGCTGCTGACCGTGCTGCTGGCAATGCTGCTGGCATTCAATGCCGCACGGCGTCTGACCCAGCCGATTCGTGAGCTGGCCCAGGCGACCGAGGAACTGGCCGCAGGTCGCTTCCCCGAGGACCTTGAGGTCACGACCCGCGACGAGCTCGGATTCCTGGTGCGCTCGTTCAACACCATGACGCGCGAGCTGGCCTCGAGCCGCCAGCAACTCGAAGCCCAGCGCCGCTACCTGGAGATCGTGCTCGGCCGGCTGTCGGCCGGGGTGCTGGCAATCGATACCGAAGACCGCATCAGCGCGTTCAACGAATCGGCTACCCGAATTCTCTCGCTCGATCCGGCAGCCTGCCGCGGTCATGCACTCTCAGAGCTGGCGGCCGGACGTCCGGACCTGGCACCGCTGTTCGAACTGATCATCGGACGCCACGCCGCGCCGGGCGCCGACTGGCGCCAGGAGATCAAGCTGGGCACGGCCGAGCAGCCGCTGGTGCTGGTTTGTCGCGGCTCCGACCTGCCCGCCGAGACCGGTGGCCACGTCGTGGTATTCGACGATGTGACCGTGCTCGACCAGGCACAGCGCGAGGCGGCATGGGCCGAAGTGGCGCGGCGCCTGGCGCACGAGGTCAAGAACCCGCTCACACCGATTCAGCTGGCGGCCGAACGCCTGGCCTGGAAGCTCGAACCCGTGCTCGAGTCCGAACAGCGCGACCTGCTGATGCGCTCGACTTCGACCATCCGCGCCCAGGTCGATGCCCTGCGGCGCCTGGTCGACAATTTCGGCGATTACGCCCGGCCGTCCCGGCTGAAGGTCGAGCGCATCGATCTCCGCCAGGTCATCAGCGAAGTCATCGACCTCTACGCCACCGGCGACATGCCGATCCAGTTCGAGCTGCATGCCGATGACGAGGCCGGCTTCGTTCTGGCCGATGCCGGACAGATCCGCCAGCTGTTGATCAACCTGGTGCGTAACGCCCAGGAAGCGCAACCGGAGGGCCAGCCGCATATCCGGCTCGATCTGCGCCTGGCTGATCTGGGTGGGCGCCGCGGCGTTGAGCTGTTGTTGTACGACGACGGCCCCGGTTTTTCCGACGAAGTGCTCGCGCGCATCTTCGAGCCTTATGTCACGACCAAGCCGCGCGGTTCCGGTCTGGGTCTGGCCATTGTTCGCCGCATTGTCGAGGATCACGGTGGCCGCATCCGTGTCGCCAATTCCGCCGCCGGCGGCGCCGAAGTCCGCATCTGGTTGCCGGCCGGGTGATCGACGTGCGCCTGGGTTATCCTTTGCGGCCATGATCGGTGACACAATAACGACATGAGCAGCGCCCGCATTCTCATCGTCGACGACGAACCCGATATCCGCGAGATGATCGGCGAAATCCTGGCCGATGAAGGTCATGAAGTGGCCTTTGCGGCCGACGCCGGCGAGGCGCGCGAGCGACTGCGCGAATCCGCACCGGAACTGATCCTGCTCGATGTCTGGATGCCGGACACCGACGGCATCAGCCTGCTGCGTGAGTGGCGCGATGCCGACGTCCTCAACTGCCCGGTGGTGATGATCTCCGGCCACGGCTCGGTCGAGACCGCGGTCGAGGCCACGCGCCTGGGCGCTTTCGACTTCATCGAGAAGCCCGTGTCGATGGCGCGCCTGATGGTCACCATCGAAAACGCGCTCGAGGCCGGTCGCCTCAAGCGCGAGAACGAGGGACTCAAGCGCAGCCAGCCGGCCGTGCTCGAGCCGATCGGCCGCTCGGCGGTGGTGCAGCAGTTGCGCCAGCGGCTGGAACGGGTGGCCCAGCACGAGGCACCCGTACTGGTCACCGGCGAACCCGGGGTCGGCAAGCTCGAGGCCGCGCGCTGGATTCACGCCCACTCGCGCCGCAGCGATGGCCCCTTTGTCAGTGCCGCCACCCGCGTCGACGGTCAGTCCTTCCAGGTCATGCTGGTCGGCGAGAACGGCTCCGGCGGCTTGCTGGCCGAAGCCCAGGGCGGAGTGCTGTTCATCGACGACGTCTCGCGCCTGGACCGCAGCGCCCAGACGGTGCTGCTCAAGGTGCTCGAGTCGGGCCGCTTGTCGCCCGACCAGAGCGACAGCGCCGAGCTCGATCTGCGCCTGATCGCCGGCACCGGCCAGCCGCTCGAGAAACTGGTACGTGAAGGCCGCTTCGACGAGTCGCTGTTCTACCAGCTCAACGTCCTGCCGCTCGAGATTCCGCCGCTGCGGGAACGACAGGAGGATGTGCCCGACCTGGTGCGCTTCTATGCCGAGTTCTATCCGGGTCGCGACGGCACGCCCTACCGACACTTTCCCGTGGCGGTGCAGAACCGCCTCAGGCAGTATCACTGGCCTGGAAACCTGCGCGAACTGCGCAACCTGGTCCAGCGCCTGCTGATTCTCGGCGGCGGCGAGGAAGTGACCGTGGCTGAGGTCGAAGAGGCCCTGGCTCAGTCCGATACCGGCGAGACCGTCGGCGACCGCAAGGTGCCGGCCCTCTACAATCTGCCGCTGAGAGAAGCGCGCGAGGAGTTCGAGCGCCAGTACCTGACCTTCAAGTTGCAGTCGGTGGAAGGCAGTGTCGGCAAGCTGGCGGAAATCGTCGAGATGGAGCGCACCCATCTCTATCGCAAGCTCAAGCAGCTGGGCATCGACCCCAAGCAGTTCTAGGGACGGGATACCGAGGGGAGTCGCACCATGCAGATCATCATTCTCGGAGCGGGACAGGTCGGCACCGGCATGGCCCGCAGCCTGTCGGCCGAGGATTTCGACATCACCGTCGTCGACACCGACCCGGAGCGCCTGCGCGAGCTGCAGGAAAAGCTCGATATCCGCACCGTGCTGGGGCACGCCGCGCATCCGGAAACCCTGATTCGCGCCGGCATCGAGGATGCCGACCTGCTGATCGCGCTGACCAATTCAGACGAGACCAACATGGTCGCCTGCCAGGTGGCCTACTCGCTGTTCAACACGCCGACCAAGGTCGCGCGGGTGCGCGCTGCCGACTACCTCGCCCACCCCGAGCTGTTCAATCGCGAAAATACCCCCATCGACTTGCTGATCAGCCCGGAAGGCCTGGTTACCGACCACATCCAGCGACTGATCGACTATCCCGGCGCCCTGCAGGTGCTCGACTTCGCCGACGGCCGCGCCCAGCTGGTCGGCACGCGCGCCTTTCATGACGGGCCGCTGGTCGGCCATGAACTCAGGGCGCTGCGCGACAAGCTGCCGCGCGGGGTCGATGCCCGGGTGGCCGCAATTTTCCGCAACGACGTGCCGATCATTCCCGAGGGCGATACGGTCATCGAGGTCGATGACACCGTCTTCTTCCTGGCGGCCCGCGACGACATTCCCGTGGTGATGCGAGAGCTCAGGCGCATGAGCGAACCGGGCCACCGTATTCTGCTTGCCGGCGGTGGCAACATCGGTGCCAACCTGGCGCGCCGGCTGGAGCGCAGCCATCACGTCAAATTGATCGAGCGCGACCCGGTCCGGGCCGAGCGCATCGCTGAGGATCTCGATACCGCCATCGTGCTGGTCGGAGACTGTGCCGACGAGGATCTGCTGCACGAGGAAGGGATCGACGAGACCGATGTTTACTGCGCCCTGACCAACGACGACGAAGCCAATATCCTCTCTTCGATGCTGGCCAAGCGAATGGGCGCCGACAAAGTCATCGCGCTGATCAATCGCCCGGCCTACGTCGACCTGGTCGAGTCCGATCGCATCGACGTGGCGGTCAGCCCGCAGCAGGTCACCATCGGTGCGCTGCTGACGCATATCCGCAAGGGTCACATGGTGCGCGTGCATTCGCTCAGGCGTGGTGCGGCCGAGGCGATCGAGGCGGTCGCCCACGGCACACCGGGGCAGTCGAAAGTGGTCGGCAAGCGCATCGAGGAGATCGAACTTCCGCCGGCGACCACTATCGGCGGCATCATCCGCGGCGAACAGGTGATCATCGCCCATCACGATGTGACGATCGAGACCGACGATCATGTCATTCTGTTCGTCGCCGACCAGCGCTCCATCAAGCGCGTCGAGCGGTTGTTCGCGGTCGACGCCGTGTTCGTGTAGATCGTCGATGAACTTGCGAACTTACGCACCGGTTCAGCGCATCGTCGGGGTGCTGCTGCTGTTTCTCAGCCTCGGTTTTGTCCCGCCTTTGCTGTTTGCCATTTTTTCGGCCGATGGCACGGAAATCGCGTTTTTCGTGAGCTTGGTCTTCGTTGCGATAGCCGGCTTGTTGATGTACCTACCCGTTCGCAGTTCAAGGCGGGAGTTGCGAATCCGCGACGGCTTTCTGGTCGTGGTCGCGTGTTGGGGGGCAGTATGTCTGGCCGGTGCTTTACCGTTCATGCTCGCCATTGGCGCTAGTCCGGCCGATGCAGTTTTTGAATCGACGTCTGGCATCACCACGACCGGAGCAACAGTATTTACAGGCTTGGACAAGATGCCTATTTCAATCCTCTGGTATCGCCAGCAGCTGCAGTGGATGGGTGGTCTGGGCATTATTGTGTTGGCTGTGGCCATCCTGCCGATGCTGCGCATCGGCGGGATGCAGGTTTACAAGGCAGAAGTGACAGGGCCAGTCAAAGAGCGTCGCCTGACGCCTCGCATCGCCGAGACGGCCAAGGCATTGTGGCTGATTTACATTGGATTGACGGTTATATGTGCAGCTGCCTACTGGGCGGCGGGCATGAATCTCTTTGACGCTATTGGGCATTCTTTTTCGACCGTTTCGACTGCTGGATTTTCACCGCACGATGCTTCCATTGGTTTTTTTGAGTCGGCGCTGATTGAATGGCTTGTCGTCCTCTTCATGTTTGTTGCCAGCATCAATTTCACATTGCATTTTCTCGCGCTCAGGCAAGCAACCGCTCAAGTCTATTTGCGTGACCCTGAACTGAAGTTGTTCGTGGGATTGCTGTTGGTGGTTTGGGCCCTTGCGACCGTTCTGTTGTGGCAGCAGCACGTTTTTGATGATTTCTGGGAGTCTACGCGGCACGCGGTTTTTCAGACAGTTTCCTACATGACGACGACCGGTTACGGGACAGATGCCGTCTATTTATGGCCTGGCACCTTACCTCTGCTGCTCTTGCTGATCAGTGCATTGGGCGGCTGTGCGGGTGCGACCACGGGCGGGTTCAAGATCATCCGCGTCTACCTGTTGACCAAGCAGGGTATCCGCGAACTCAAACGACTCATCCATCCTCGTTCCGTCGTGCCTCTCAAGCTCGGTGGGCGTACTCTCAATCAGGAAGTGGCCAATGCCGTTTGGGGTTTCGTCTCGCTCTACATTTTATGCATCGTCGTACTGACGCTCATTGTTTCCGGCCTCGAGTACGACCTCGTCACTGCTGTGTCGGTGGTTTTTTCGGCTATGAACAACCTCGGCCCAGCGCTGGGAGAGGCTGGCCCGCACTGGGGCGGATTGAGCGATATGACCAAGTGGCTGATGAGTTTCGCAATGCTTCTCGGACGGCTGGAAATTTTCACCATCCTGGTGTTGTTGACGCCGACCTATTGGAAACACTGAAACAAGTGGGAAGTGTTCAGTGTGAAGTGTTAAGCAGTACAGAACCCCAAGACTACCCCTTCACACTTCACGCTTATCACTTCACACTATCCTGATGGATCCAAAAGTCATTGAAAAACTCATCGACCAGGGCCGCGATTCCTACGAAGCCCGCCTGGCTGCCGGGCAGGCGCGGCTGAAGGCAGGCGATCTCGATAGGGCCATCGATCACCTTCAAAAGGCCACGGCTCACAAGCCCGAACAAACCATGGCCTGGCAGGAATTGGGCAAGGCCCGCAACGAGTCGGGTGATGCGGATGGTGCCCGTGCAGCTTGGGAGCGGGGCCTGAAAGCGGCCGGGGCCAACGGCGACAAGCAGGCTGAAAAGGTGATCACTGTCTGGCTCCGGCGCCTGGACCGGCGCGATGACTGAAGATGGAAAGCGTGTTGACCTTCTGGTTTTGAATTTCGGTATTTTTTACCAAGTAGCTTGGCAGTATTGGCCAATGCCGACTCAGGATTGGTTCTGTTGTCAGAAAAGTGGCCTATAATCAAACAGATATCCAGGCCCTGAAGCTGGCGCGCGTCTTGCATAGCATCTTCTGGACGCAAATGACCTGAATCGAAGGAATGACATGGACAGCGGGAAATCTTCGTCGAATATTCATGAGCTGGGCAGCGGTCGCTCCGGCGACGCGTTCGAGGTCCCGGCCGATCAGCTCGAGCGCATCATCGCCCGCGCCGCGGTGTTTCAAAACGCCAGCGGTGAGGGCGAGCAGCGTCGCCTGAGCGAGGAGGAGGTGATCAGCATCGGTGAGGAGGTAGGGCTGTCGCCCGGTCACGTCCGCCGTGCCCTGGCCGAGTGGCGCGCCGACACGCTTGCACCACCGGCACCGGAAGATGATCCGATCGCGACACGCCTGGTCGGCCCGGCCCATGTCCGGGTCCGCCGGGTCATCGAAGGGGAGGCGGCCGCCGTACATCGCCGGTTCGAACGACACCTCCGCGAAACCGAGCATATGCGGCCGATTCGAATGCGGGCCAATGAATCCTTCTGGGAGCCAATCGACGGGCTGGCCACTACCCTGCGCAAGGGACTGTCGTGGATGCTGGATGAGGAAGGTCGCAATGATGCGCTCTCAGAGGTTCAGTCTCTGAGCATCGTGACCGCGCCGGCCGGTGATGATCAGACCATGGTCACGCTCAGTGCCGATCAATCCGAGGATCGTTCAAAGCTGTTGCAGGGCTGGGGCTGGAGCTTGGCGTCGTTACTGGTCGTCGCCGTCGTTTTGGGTTGGACGGAGTCGACCTGGCTGGGTGCGCTGTTGTTCGGCGCCGCAGTGGTCGGTGCCGTCCTGGCGCCATTCATGATGAGCCGCAACTTCCGCGCCACGCGCCGGCGTACAGCGTTATTGCTCGAAGGCCTGCTCGACCAGCTCGAATATCGCCGCTAGTTCAAGGGACCAGCCGCGCCCCAGGCGTCTCGATCAATCTTCCCCGAGCAGCTCCCCCGGCTGCGATCGGGCGGCCCGCATGGCCGGTTGCAGGCTGGCTGTCAGCATCAGCAACAGCAGTGTGATGCTGACCGCGGTGCCGATCAGGATCACGGACACATCGGCGCTGATCAGATCGTCGCTCAGCCAGCCGGCGGTGATCAGCGCCAGCAGCGAGCCGATTACCAGGCCAGGCAGGCCGAGCTTCAGGCCCTGAACCAGCACATGCCGGCGAGTCAGGCGCGGCCCGGCGCCCAGGGCCATGCGAATGGCGGTCTCGCGCCGGCCGGCGTCGACCAGGAAACGCTGCATGGCGAAAAAGCCGAAGCCGGCCATCAGCACGACCACCAATCCGAACAGTCCGGTCAGCATGGCTCGGGCGCGGTCGGGGGCGGTCAGTTCGCCCACGATTTCGGTCAGGGCCGTGACCTGGTGGACGTGCAGGATGTCGAAGCGCGCGGCCAGGATTTCGTTTACCGCGGTCTCGATCGCGTCGACATCGGGCGATCCCTCAATCAGGATCGAACCGGTGACGCCAACCACGCCGCTGTGGGTGCTGAACAGCAAAGGCTCGTGCGGACGGTCGGGATGGTCGTAGTGGACGTCTTCGACGACACCGATCACCTGCCCGCGCTGGCCGGTGTCCGGATCGTCGGTACGAAAGATGAAGCGACCGATCGCGTCAATTTCGCCCCAGGCCTGCTCGGCCAGGGTTCTCGACACGACCACGCCCTGTTCACCGTGATGCTCGAATCCGCGCCCGTGCAGTAACCGAATGTCGAGCAGATCGAAGAACCCGGCGTCGACGTTGATCATCCGCGCGGTCATTTTCCGGCCTTCGATGTCCAGGCTCATTGACGCGCGCATGATCTGGCCCGGCACCGGTGCACCGAAGCTGACACGCTCGATGCCTGCGATGCCCTCCAGTCGCTCGCGCACGGCCTCTCGGTAGGCCTGCACGGCTTCCGGACCAGGATGCTCGTAGCCGCCGCCGGGCTGCTCGCTGAACGTGACCGACGCGACCAGCACGCCCTCGGTCGACAGGCCCAGGTCGCGCCGCTCCATCATCCAGACATGAGCCAGAAAGGCGAGGGCGGCGGCGCCGACCAGGCCGGCCAGGCTCAGCTGGATCAGCCCGGCGGCGAACTGGAACGGCCCCGGTCGGGCGCTGGTCTGTCGGCCCATCTGGCCCAGGCGGCGGCCGCGCACCATGAATATCGGCACCAGGGCGACCAGCACGGTAAACAGCGCCGCCAGGCCGGCGGCCATGGCCAAGGCGGGCAGGTTCAGCACCGCGTCGGAAAAGCCGGCTCGCTCGAGAAATGCCAGCTCGCGCATCAAGGCGGTCAGCCAGATCGACAGCAGCATGCCGACCGCGGTCGCCAGAAAGACCAGCAGTCCGGCCTCGGTGATCAACTGTCGGGCCAGGCGACTGCGAGTCGCACCCAAGGTTTGTCGCAGCGCCAGCTCGCGGCGTCGGGCGGGGGCGCGGGCCAACAGGAAGATGCCGATGTTTACGGCGGCCACGGTGGCGACCAGCACGCTGGCGGCCAGCAGCAGCGACACCTGGCGTTGGGCGGCCTGGCGCGCCTGGGGACGGGCAACAAGCCCAGGCAGGACGAGAACCTCCCCAGCGCGGAGAGCGGAGCCCAGGCGCGCGGAGAAATCGTAGTCGGCCACGAAGCGGTTGACTTCAGCCTCCACGGCCCGCGGGCTGGCACCGGTGGCGCTGCGCCCGGCCACCTGCCACATGGCAAAGCGATCGATCATGTTTTCGGGGAAGTTCGGCACCACGTGGGCGAAGAAGCGTCGCCACGGTATCCAGAAGGCGGGGGTCCGCCCGCGCAGGCCGGTGAAATCCGGGTCGGCCACGCCGATTACGCGCCAGCGCTCGCCGGCCAGATCGAGTTCGCGCTGAAGGATGCCCGGATCGGCGTCGAGGTGTTCCTCCCAGAAGTCGTGACTGAGAACCAACACCCGGTCGCCTTCGCCCTCGAGTTCGGCGGTGGTCGGCGCCCGACCCAGATGCATGCGCGGGCGCAGGGTCTTGAAATAACCCGAGCGCACCGGTTCGGCAATCTGGGTCAGCGGCTCGCCCTCGAAGTCGACGTTGCTGAAGCTGCCGAACAGGGCCGCGGCAGCCACCGACTCGAGCGTCTGCGTCACCGTCTCGAAGTTTTCCAGCGCAGTGTGGTCGAACAGCCCTGTGGGGATGTCGCGGCGCAGACCGATGGTGACCAGGCCGCGATCGTCTTCAACGCCAGGCGTGGCGCTCAGGTACAGGTCCGACCACAAAGTGGCCGTGGCCGCGACCAGGGCCATGGCGGCGGCCATCATCAGGATCGCCAGCGCGCTCTGCCAGGGCGTTCTGCGGTAGACACGGAAGGCGTGTCGCAGGTCCGCGATCAGGCCGGACATCATGCCGCGCGGGCTCCGTCGCGCTCGATCCGCCCGTCCCTGAGCTGGATGCGGCGACCGGCGCGGCTGGCGTAGTCGGGATTGTGGGTGACCATCACCAGCGTCGCCCCGGATTGATGCAATTCGCCGAGCAGATCCATGACCTGTTCGCCGGTTTCAGTATCCAGATTGCCG
The Wenzhouxiangella sp. XN201 genome window above contains:
- a CDS encoding FtsX-like permease family protein produces the protein MMSGLIADLRHAFRVYRRTPWQSALAILMMAAAMALVAATATLWSDLYLSATPGVEDDRGLVTIGLRRDIPTGLFDHTALENFETVTQTLESVAAAALFGSFSNVDFEGEPLTQIAEPVRSGYFKTLRPRMHLGRAPTTAELEGEGDRVLVLSHDFWEEHLDADPGILQRELDLAGERWRVIGVADPDFTGLRGRTPAFWIPWRRFFAHVVPNFPENMIDRFAMWQVAGRSATGASPRAVEAEVNRFVADYDFSARLGSALRAGEVLVLPGLVARPQARQAAQRQVSLLLAASVLVATVAAVNIGIFLLARAPARRRELALRQTLGATRSRLARQLITEAGLLVFLATAVGMLLSIWLTALMRELAFLERAGFSDAVLNLPALAMAAGLAALFTVLVALVPIFMVRGRRLGQMGRQTSARPGPFQFAAGLIQLSLAGLVGAAALAFLAHVWMMERRDLGLSTEGVLVASVTFSEQPGGGYEHPGPEAVQAYREAVRERLEGIAGIERVSFGAPVPGQIMRASMSLDIEGRKMTARMINVDAGFFDLLDIRLLHGRGFEHHGEQGVVVSRTLAEQAWGEIDAIGRFIFRTDDPDTGQRGQVIGVVEDVHYDHPDRPHEPLLFSTHSGVVGVTGSILIEGSPDVDAIETAVNEILAARFDILHVHQVTALTEIVGELTAPDRARAMLTGLFGLVVVLMAGFGFFAMQRFLVDAGRRETAIRMALGAGPRLTRRHVLVQGLKLGLPGLVIGSLLALITAGWLSDDLISADVSVILIGTAVSITLLLLMLTASLQPAMRAARSQPGELLGED